Below is a window of Camelina sativa cultivar DH55 chromosome 11, Cs, whole genome shotgun sequence DNA.
ATTGTCAATTTTCAGTGCAGAAGAGAGTGTTGTCATATTCTGTATCTTATGTGGCTGCTTGTCTATTTACGTATCTTGTAGGGAACTTATCAATGATGGTCTTTTTGACATTATTGCGGATGTCTTGAAGAGCCCGGATAAGAAACTCGTATTAATGGGGTATATTATTACCTTGAACTAATTATACATGATAGATTGGTTGTGAATTCTTTTAGTTATTATTGTCTTAGGCCCCCAGTCTCATCTGGGTTCTTGAGgaaaaaacaagtacaaaatttTCTAGTTCTATACTCAAGAGAATTATTTTCTGTTGGATGCAGGGCACAAGTCCTTAGTATATTGGTGGCTCAAGATTTCACCCTCCTCTGCTCTTATGTTGTTCGACCGGAAAATCCCCTCCTTGGTCTCTTGGTAATTTTTCTTTAACTCTTGTtggattgtttttcttttcagctGCGAGGTTTTTCCTGTTTCtttctatattaaaatgaaGTAATAATTGGTTTTGGTTATGTGCAATAGGTTAAGGGAATGATGGAAGATTTTGGTGATAAATGTGTGGACATTATTCAAAATGTACTGGGATTAGATGGAACTCAGGTGCAATTCACCAATGATCAGAAGAAGATGGTATTCTCCTCTTTTTATATGTTCCGTTGTATAAAAAAGTCACAGTCAAGCAAGGTCATCGAGAAAACGTTGCTATATTTCTTCTGACTTTGCATTTCTGTTCTGATTGGTTATGGTTGCATGTAATAGTTACTAGAGGAGAAATGTTACAAATGGTTTCTGTGAAGTCCACATAGAGTTAGTTTTTTCTTGCCTTCTATTGTTAATTCTTTGACACATATCTGTTATAATGTTGGGTATAAGACCGGTAATTCTCCTTTTTCTAAACTGCAATATATCTTGATTTCTATTAAATAATCTTTGATAAAATTTCCAATTTTGTAGCAAGGGaacattttggatattttctgtgAGAAGCATCTACCTGAATTAGCTGATTTCATAATGGCCTCATGTCCTGAAAGACCCGGCGATACAGTTGGCAGCCATCGTGGGGCAAAGAGCGAAGTCCTATTGGCGATTTGTGAATTGATGTGCTCTTGCGTTCAGCTGGATCCATCCAGGACAAAGTAAACTTTATGATGATTATCACATTATTTCTGTTATATTCTCAGTAGTAGTCTTCTAATATTCTTGTGcattttcttctcttgtctGCTACGTGCAGTTTTCTCCATAACAATGTGACAGAAAAGGTTTTGCTTCTCACACGACGAAAGGAAACATTCCTAGTGGCTGTGGCGGTGCGATTTGTCCGCAATCTCCTCTCTGTCCATGTAAGTAGTCCTCAATCAGCATTTTTTCATATAATGACTTTGGCAAGACAAATATTAGTTTATCTGTATTAGCTGAAAATTAAGGCTCAGAGGtcttttgtaatttaaaataacaataattttaacgGTAGTTCATGATTCTTGTGAACATGTGCTCAAAGTCATCACATAAAATTACTCTGGTAAGGTTCAATTTCAGTGTCGCATGTCATATTaaaactgagatttttttttccacttgcACGAACATGAGAATATTTTCTATAATGGCTACAAAAAGTTCTATGAAGAAAATAAGTTAtgcaatttctaaaatattgttCTATTTCAGAATGATAATGTTCAGAATTACATTGTCGAGAACAACACGCTGAAACCGATTATAGATGTTTTTGCTGCCGATGGTCACCGAGACAATCTGCTGAGTTCTGCTGTCTTAGCGCTTCTTGTGCACATATACAAGGTTCCTAATTTTTCATCCATTTCTCTTTCAGTTTTTAGGGGTGTTCCTCTGTACATATTACTGTTTTGTGTGCAGAATAATGCAGTGTTGGCCGAATATGTAGTTGGCACATTTTGGGACCAGTTAGCTCCATTTGAGCACCTGCCTTCCATCCGGGATTTCAAAACGGAATATGAGGGGGTATCATTCCTCGATCTAAACTCCTACTTTGAAAAATTTTCCTACAGTATTCTATATTCAACAATGTGTCATTGTGTGTTCAGCTCATAGAAAGTAGGAGACCAAAGAGCACCAATAATGATCAATCTGATATGATACAACATGGGAGTGCTCTGGATGAAGAAAAGTCAGCTGAGCCACAAAATTCCAATGTCACTGCTGCAAGGTCTGCGATGAAAGAAGCTGAGCCTCATAGTTCCAATGTCATAGCTGCAAGTTCTGGTGCTTCTAGTACACAGATGAAAGAAGCTGAGCCTCATAGTTCCAATGTCATAGGTGCAAGTTCTTCTTCTCAGAGGTATTTCTTTCTATTCTCTCTTGATAGAAATTCATGGAAGGATGAGGTGCATCATAAGCAAAACAACTAATAGTTAATGGATTTGCTTTCTGTTGTCTATTAATCATAATAGCAAGAGGTCTGGAGGTTTGGTTGATTATGAGgatgacgaagatgatgaagactGTAGAGAAATTGAGCAAGAGAAGCGTAAAAGACCGAGGCTCTCTCCAACAAGTGAAGAAAATAAGAACTCCTCTCCAGAACAAGGTGGCGAAGCTAAGGAACCTGGAGAACTCTAGGAGCTAATGACCGATAGCAGCAATAGTTgtagatggaagaaaatgacaACATGTAGATGTAAAGAGATGTTGTGATTAAACATCCCCGACAATAGATAGGATTTTCGGTAtatcatctctaatttttttgagTATAGAAAGCTGtccacaaaaagaagaaactgtgAATAGCCACAATAGACGTTTTGAAACATTTGGATGGTCCG
It encodes the following:
- the LOC104725435 gene encoding serine/threonine-protein phosphatase 4 regulatory subunit 3-A-like is translated as MDAPVNSNSIQRVKVYRLNEDGQWEDRGTGYVTMDYMERSEELGLNVIDEDDNATLLVHRVSTENIYKQQDDTIISWSDQELSADLALSFLETAGCTYVWNLISSMQQVLHFNALNGETFDNVISELEKLPVVNRSNLPLILKIVTKYGSADEMRLIELMLKDDAFFQKLMAVFEACEIKKDVDGLHIMFNIVKEIISLNSSQILEIILGDQLLMKLIGCLEYNPDVPKSQQHRTFLREDVVFKEVIPFTNPMVLSKIHRTYRIRYLKDVVLKNALDDATSASLDSVINANNAAVVTLLKDDIQELFARLQSPSTSDESRNNLVDFWQEFCLLTKRSQKVSVLRELINDGLFDIIADVLKSPDKKLVLMGAQVLSILVAQDFTLLCSYVVRPENPLLGLLVKGMMEDFGDKCVDIIQNVLGLDGTQVQFTNDQKKMQGNILDIFCEKHLPELADFIMASCPERPGDTVGSHRGAKSEVLLAICELMCSCVQLDPSRTNFLHNNVTEKVLLLTRRKETFLVAVAVRFVRNLLSVHNDNVQNYIVENNTLKPIIDVFAADGHRDNLLSSAVLALLVHIYKNNAVLAEYVVGTFWDQLAPFEHLPSIRDFKTEYEGLIESRRPKSTNNDQSDMIQHGSALDEEKSAEPQNSNVTAARSAMKEAEPHSSNVIAASSGASSTQMKEAEPHSSNVIGASSSSQSKRSGGLVDYEDDEDDEDCREIEQEKRKRPRLSPTSEENKNSSPEQGGEAKEPGEL